The following are from one region of the Patescibacteria group bacterium genome:
- a CDS encoding B12-binding domain-containing radical SAM protein, whose product MSKHSKVVLVDISWSFGNVGPSMGYIFSLPYMLSVLQNKNIDASFVEFFSKEAQEAKTYKEFIKFENEFINKVIKTSKDADLIIISSSSTSYTYGNYGRALRVAEACGNEYSDAMIVVGGSFIKMLDMSPKTRFQPFLDSKHIDVLIHGEGEGIIDSLYKAAKDKKLLNKIPNISYRKNSNSFIRNDSLFLSQAELSNLPLINWNSFNWDNGKRPYSLFTSRGCAYRCSFCFENILGGGRYRFFNHKKIFAEILRAYKLGLSKMNIEDSTFLSYPQMEDLCDDILNEQVNISWSAWGTCRDILNQKDKLKKIHKAGCKSLVFGVESVNDEINKYTQGVFKVDKTTALQAIELLQKNNIITQATFIAGLPGESLDDMKATFKYGSSLPIDYYRWHIYSPDWWSDNVPVLDSQNRINPSDWKKVELDVPLHILPEILEHAPAYSWCESHTLIRLLFSLDKPMDRMSQIKLAGKNLQDIFNLLKIELASNNKLFCDESELSIKPIL is encoded by the coding sequence ATGAGCAAACATTCTAAAGTAGTATTAGTTGATATTAGTTGGTCTTTTGGTAATGTCGGGCCTAGTATGGGTTATATATTTTCTTTGCCATATATGCTCTCTGTATTGCAAAACAAAAATATAGACGCATCTTTTGTGGAATTTTTTTCCAAAGAAGCACAAGAGGCTAAAACCTACAAAGAATTTATCAAATTTGAGAATGAGTTTATAAATAAGGTTATAAAAACTAGTAAAGATGCCGACTTAATTATAATCTCTAGTTCATCAACTTCTTATACTTATGGTAATTATGGTCGGGCTTTGAGAGTAGCAGAAGCCTGTGGCAATGAATATTCAGACGCTATGATAGTTGTAGGTGGCAGTTTTATAAAAATGTTAGACATGAGCCCTAAAACACGTTTTCAGCCCTTTTTAGACTCTAAACATATTGATGTATTAATTCATGGGGAAGGTGAAGGGATAATCGACAGTCTTTATAAGGCCGCAAAAGATAAAAAATTGTTAAACAAAATACCAAACATATCTTATCGTAAAAATAGTAATTCCTTTATTAGAAATGATTCTTTATTTTTAAGTCAAGCTGAACTATCAAATTTACCATTAATCAACTGGAATTCTTTTAATTGGGATAATGGTAAAAGACCATATAGCTTATTTACTAGCAGGGGCTGTGCCTATCGATGCAGTTTTTGTTTTGAAAATATTTTGGGAGGAGGTAGATACCGTTTTTTCAATCATAAAAAGATATTTGCTGAGATACTAAGAGCCTATAAACTAGGCCTATCAAAAATGAATATAGAAGATTCAACATTTTTGTCTTACCCTCAAATGGAAGATTTGTGTGACGATATTCTGAATGAACAAGTTAATATATCTTGGTCAGCCTGGGGAACATGCAGGGATATTCTTAATCAAAAAGATAAATTAAAAAAAATACATAAAGCAGGTTGTAAATCGTTAGTGTTTGGGGTTGAGTCAGTTAATGATGAAATAAACAAATACACTCAGGGTGTATTTAAGGTTGATAAAACAACAGCATTACAAGCGATTGAACTATTACAAAAAAATAATATTATAACTCAAGCCACGTTTATAGCTGGTCTTCCGGGAGAGAGCTTGGACGATATGAAAGCCACGTTTAAATACGGATCTAGTTTGCCCATAGATTATTACAGATGGCACATTTATAGTCCTGATTGGTGGTCTGATAATGTTCCTGTTTTGGATAGTCAAAACAGAATTAATCCCAGTGATTGGAAAAAGGTAGAACTTGATGTCCCGTTGCATATTTTGCCAGAAATACTTGAACACGCACCAGCTTATTCTTGGTGCGAATCGCATACTTTGATTCGCTTATTGTTTTCGTTGGATAAGCCTATGGACAGGATGAGTCAGATAAAATTGGCTGGCAAAAACTTGCAAGATATTTTTAATTTATTAAAGATAGAATTGGCTTCTAATAATAAATTATTCTGCGACGAATCAGAGCTGTCCATTAAGCCAATTTTATAA
- a CDS encoding glycosyltransferase family 2 protein has translation MYYFFFIIIGLHFLFLVTQYILTSRNLFLVENIFDDLTQNRKKISVIIPVRNEVDRIGKCLESLLANDKSAIEEVLIIDNGSNDGTGSLVKKYQIKCKDMIRYFYIKDSDFNLPDNRKAVSLDYAVQKAKGNWLLFIDADIWLANDAIKTIVTSKILSKNLAISFVPKHFTSTWWEKCWLNPYLLFNSSSYKLKKMQDHNTSHAILVGACWLINKSTYLSVGGFQSVYSSVVEDYAFAELLKRNGKKIKLVDGTKLFFLKNYSSFKQLYSTTKKGLATMEINYIVKIALIIFFLILSFLPLILMIPFFSIYLVVYMVIYYLITPLVFLPIRKWSEQSWYTYFYYPLGYLLLFIISCDAFFGSKKVTWRGVDYRV, from the coding sequence ATGTATTATTTCTTTTTTATAATTATTGGTTTACATTTTTTATTTTTAGTAACTCAATATATACTGACTTCGAGAAACTTATTTCTAGTTGAAAATATTTTTGATGATTTAACACAAAATAGAAAAAAGATTTCAGTTATCATACCAGTCAGAAATGAGGTAGATAGAATTGGAAAATGTTTAGAATCATTATTGGCCAATGATAAAAGCGCCATAGAAGAGGTGCTCATTATTGACAATGGCTCTAATGATGGCACAGGTTCCCTAGTAAAAAAATACCAAATAAAGTGTAAAGATATGATACGTTATTTTTATATCAAAGATAGCGATTTCAATCTGCCTGACAATAGAAAAGCGGTATCATTAGATTATGCTGTCCAAAAAGCTAAGGGTAATTGGTTGCTATTTATTGACGCAGATATTTGGCTTGCTAATGATGCGATTAAAACAATAGTCACAAGTAAAATTTTGAGTAAAAATTTGGCAATCTCTTTTGTTCCAAAACATTTTACATCAACCTGGTGGGAAAAATGCTGGCTAAACCCGTATCTTTTGTTTAATAGTAGCTCCTATAAGCTTAAAAAAATGCAGGACCATAACACTTCACATGCGATTCTGGTCGGGGCATGTTGGCTTATTAATAAATCCACATATCTCTCTGTTGGTGGGTTTCAGTCAGTCTATTCATCTGTAGTTGAAGACTATGCTTTTGCCGAGTTATTAAAAAGAAATGGCAAAAAAATAAAATTAGTTGACGGCACAAAATTATTTTTCTTAAAAAACTACTCTTCGTTTAAACAGCTATATTCAACTACTAAAAAGGGGCTGGCTACAATGGAAATTAATTATATTGTCAAAATAGCCTTGATAATTTTCTTTTTAATTTTATCCTTTCTCCCTTTGATATTGATGATTCCTTTCTTTAGTATATACTTAGTAGTGTATATGGTTATATATTATCTAATAACTCCTTTGGTTTTCTTGCCTATTAGGAAGTGGTCTGAACAATCTTGGTATACATATTTTTATTATCCTTTAGGTTATTTATTATTATTTATAATTTCATGCGATGCTTTTTTTGGTTCAAAAAAAGTTACATGGCGGGGTGTAGACTATCGAGTTTAA
- a CDS encoding galactosyltransferase-related protein, with translation MESPAISVIFGTGGEERHKYLDLVMDSFFANNYPKDVEYILIEADNQYRVKEQTKSRFNIYKHIIPRNPFDIYWIFNIAAKFSSGNILIFHDNDVVVPKCFLSETEKKIHSSSGIGTTWKNIVYLGKGFSDSLLRGQVDLSEVKNSDKIGRFPSDTIHGGSIWVKRDSFFKIKGFPELFKGWGCRDDAFWLKSKSCVGWEDGSLMDLYHLYHARCGVDAQGARSTNPYYSKNRELLENMDNWTKDDWKQHIKGITEWGEFKS, from the coding sequence ATGGAATCACCAGCTATATCAGTAATTTTTGGAACGGGGGGCGAAGAAAGACACAAATATTTAGATTTGGTTATGGACAGCTTTTTTGCGAATAATTACCCTAAAGATGTTGAATATATATTAATTGAGGCAGATAACCAATATAGAGTTAAAGAGCAAACAAAATCCAGATTTAATATATATAAACATATTATTCCCCGAAATCCATTTGATATTTATTGGATTTTTAACATAGCTGCTAAATTTAGTTCCGGTAACATATTAATTTTTCATGACAATGATGTGGTTGTTCCCAAATGTTTTCTTAGTGAAACAGAAAAAAAAATACATTCAAGCAGTGGGATTGGTACAACATGGAAAAATATAGTATATTTGGGTAAGGGTTTTTCCGATAGCTTGTTAAGAGGGCAGGTTGATTTATCTGAGGTCAAAAATAGTGATAAAATAGGAAGATTTCCAAGTGACACTATACACGGGGGTTCAATTTGGGTCAAAAGAGATTCTTTTTTTAAAATTAAAGGCTTTCCAGAATTATTTAAAGGTTGGGGGTGCCGCGACGATGCGTTTTGGCTTAAATCAAAATCTTGCGTTGGTTGGGAGGACGGTTCTTTAATGGATTTATATCATTTATACCACGCACGCTGTGGGGTAGATGCACAGGGTGCTAGATCTACTAATCCGTATTATAGTAAGAATAGAGAATTATTAGAAAATATGGATAATTGGACAAAAGATGATTGGAAACAACACATAAAAGGTATTACAGAGTGGGGTGAATTTAAAAGCTAA
- the argS gene encoding arginine--tRNA ligase has product MNLKANKIMDNLRESILSQIKKTVKDVFGKYPDKLELSFPPEAKMGDFTIECFSLAEQFGINPKEAANKLAGNLVIDNLILNTSAVGPYLNIKINNNSLFSSYINLIKNNSNLDEIKTKIHERIMVEYLSPNTNKPLHLGHLRNGAMGMAMSNIFEGLGNKVIKTNLINDRGVHICKSMLAWEKWGKGSTPESENMKGDHFVGKWYVRYNQELEKNPKLEEEAMALLRKWENGDPETIKRWETMNNWVYKGFNETYDKFGLKFDVFYFESNTYKLGKDIVEDGIKRGIFSKNEKGNIIFKLSKSEFGLNKEDTIKEVTVLRPDGTSVYITQDIATTVLKFKEHKVNRSIFVVGSEQNYHFKCLFSILKEVGYKWADSCYHLSYGMVYLPEGKMKSREGKVVDADDLINQMTELATEEIRKRDLGHKLDDEEIKKRASKIAVGAIKYYLLSVKPAQNIHFDPQASISFDGNTGPYCQYTYARIFGILDKAKSENIDFRSEDFSSLGNTEEIALLQKLIQFPKEIMLAAEEFNPSRITNHIFEISRSFNQFYNKHKVISDDVPHELTAARLNFIHATSIVLKQGLNMIGIDVLERM; this is encoded by the coding sequence GTGAATTTAAAAGCTAATAAAATTATGGACAACTTAAGAGAAAGTATTTTATCACAAATTAAAAAGACTGTTAAAGACGTATTTGGGAAATACCCAGATAAACTAGAGTTATCTTTCCCCCCAGAAGCAAAAATGGGAGATTTTACCATTGAATGTTTTTCTTTAGCTGAACAGTTTGGCATTAATCCAAAAGAAGCAGCAAATAAGTTAGCTGGCAATTTAGTCATCGATAATCTTATATTAAATACTAGTGCCGTAGGGCCATATTTAAATATTAAGATAAACAACAACTCCTTATTTAGTAGTTATATTAATTTGATAAAAAATAATAGTAATTTAGACGAGATAAAGACCAAAATACATGAACGAATAATGGTTGAATATTTATCACCAAATACAAATAAGCCGTTGCATTTAGGTCATTTGCGTAACGGAGCCATGGGTATGGCTATGTCAAATATATTTGAGGGGCTCGGAAATAAAGTGATAAAAACTAATTTGATTAATGATAGAGGGGTACATATTTGTAAAAGTATGTTGGCTTGGGAAAAGTGGGGCAAAGGTTCAACTCCAGAATCAGAAAACATGAAAGGTGATCATTTTGTTGGTAAGTGGTATGTACGTTATAACCAAGAGCTTGAAAAAAATCCAAAATTGGAAGAAGAGGCTATGGCTTTATTGAGGAAGTGGGAAAATGGAGATCCTGAAACAATAAAGCGTTGGGAAACAATGAACAATTGGGTGTACAAAGGTTTTAACGAAACTTACGATAAATTCGGTTTAAAATTCGATGTTTTTTATTTTGAATCAAATACATATAAATTAGGTAAAGACATAGTAGAAGACGGGATCAAAAGAGGGATTTTTTCAAAAAATGAAAAAGGAAATATTATTTTTAAATTATCAAAATCTGAGTTTGGTCTTAATAAAGAAGACACTATAAAAGAAGTAACGGTTTTGCGTCCTGATGGCACGAGTGTGTATATAACCCAAGACATAGCCACAACAGTCTTAAAATTCAAAGAACATAAAGTCAACAGATCGATATTTGTGGTAGGTAGTGAGCAAAATTATCACTTTAAATGTTTATTTTCTATTTTGAAAGAAGTGGGCTATAAATGGGCCGATAGTTGTTATCATTTGTCCTATGGAATGGTGTATCTACCAGAAGGCAAAATGAAATCACGAGAGGGTAAAGTAGTTGATGCTGATGACTTAATAAATCAAATGACGGAATTAGCAACAGAAGAAATACGAAAACGTGATTTAGGCCATAAATTAGATGATGAAGAAATTAAGAAAAGGGCTAGTAAAATTGCTGTGGGTGCTATTAAGTATTATCTCTTGTCTGTTAAACCTGCGCAGAATATACATTTCGACCCACAAGCATCAATTTCATTTGACGGCAATACGGGTCCTTATTGTCAATATACTTACGCTAGAATTTTTGGTATTTTAGATAAAGCAAAGAGTGAAAATATAGATTTTCGTAGCGAAGATTTTTCATCTTTAGGCAACACTGAAGAAATTGCACTATTACAAAAATTAATACAATTTCCAAAAGAAATAATGCTAGCAGCCGAAGAATTTAATCCGTCTCGCATTACTAACCATATTTTTGAAATATCAAGAAGTTTTAATCAATTTTATAACAAACACAAAGTTATATCTGATGATGTACCCCACGAACTAACTGCTGCACGTCTAAATTTTATTCATGCTACGTCCATAGTGTTAAAACAAGGGTTAAACATGATAGGTATTGATGTATTAGAGAGAATGTAA
- a CDS encoding ATP-binding protein, whose protein sequence is MKEEGKTDPKLYFDTEVKGEVVINADEGKIKQVLSNLIDNSIKYTPVHPNGPSGFVKIIFTLPKDKDVALVTIKDSGAGMSQETMGRLFDKFSRADNASKFNTAGSGLGLYVAKEFISKHNGRLWAESAGEGKGSTFFVELPKG, encoded by the coding sequence ATGAAGGAGGAAGGGAAGACGGATCCTAAACTCTACTTTGATACCGAGGTGAAAGGAGAAGTCGTGATAAACGCCGACGAAGGGAAGATCAAGCAAGTCCTCTCCAACCTGATAGATAATTCTATAAAATACACACCTGTCCACCCGAACGGGCCGTCCGGTTTCGTGAAGATTATTTTTACTTTACCTAAAGATAAAGATGTCGCCCTTGTGACTATTAAAGACTCCGGCGCTGGCATGAGCCAAGAAACTATGGGGAGGCTTTTTGATAAGTTCTCTCGGGCAGACAACGCCTCTAAGTTTAACACTGCCGGTTCCGGCCTCGGCCTCTATGTGGCCAAAGAGTTTATCTCCAAGCACAACGGCCGCCTCTGGGCGGAGAGTGCCGGCGAGGGGAAGGGTAGCACATTCTTCGTGGAGTTGCCGAAGGGGTAA
- a CDS encoding pyridoxal-phosphate dependent enzyme translates to MTEKYQNKWIDEINEAHKAISKICVKTDVRNLSWLKRIAGIDAVGKFENQQKTGSFKFRGAYNRLRRNDHLRNIIVASAGNHGLAIAEAAKILGLNATICIPTTASPLKRNRLAAYGYSIVPIGTQLEESTIYAKNVAEKNNWDFISPYNDSQIIQGQASVALEFLEQVPDIDVLIVPVGGGGLISGVGLIAKQIKPGIKIIGVEAESYSSVASSLKAGKIKKVINYPTFADGLAVNLEDRSITFDIIKQIADDIILVNEEEIAAAVLALLYHESQLVEPSGAVGLAAVISGKIRTGAKIGIIFSGGNITTGNLTKIMNFPFQDKNLFDFINIHGEKILHKVPLKGIDFSLQGYKQRGFLSENQELDAREDIEYLTTRFDEIKQIVHRIQNRLKEYLDYCNVEKLNVDESAVYTITNLERNITELLEQNKVINLNSNLSPVEYGRQVTSKLQAYRSLLHMVMVSSMVLDWRSASYGQSWDTMFFALDSQGNPGVNYNRYESNQLISVERQLAEVLGLNQEEIGLLVTSSGMAAYNIIEAYLQRHVLKPGDTVLIPQYIYFETDEQISKLPNINIKRANTHDINEICNLIKKNKPKVVFLDPLTNTVELRLTDVGAVIKHISKENLKNDIYFVVDGTMMSGEINPFPASGANSRVKVLYYDSCSKYLQLGLDIAMGGLVAIPVEFTALFDRLRRNTGTIMYDSASNIFPTYSREIHSKRMRRMSRNAILISNAINRDNELSRVVRVHYPNLKSHPDYALAERFNSVGGLVTFTFTDPFLNQRDSLNSFIETALSVAKKYGISLTKGVSFGFSLPRISAATAMAENSPPFLRLSAGDRSYNETTLLADALIEAFRNYIHSFDSLNDCNSETSSS, encoded by the coding sequence ATGACAGAAAAATATCAAAATAAGTGGATTGATGAAATAAATGAGGCGCATAAAGCTATTAGCAAAATTTGTGTAAAGACAGATGTGAGAAATTTGTCGTGGCTGAAACGTATTGCAGGGATTGATGCGGTTGGGAAATTTGAGAATCAACAAAAGACAGGCTCTTTTAAATTTAGGGGTGCTTACAATAGATTAAGACGCAATGATCATTTAAGAAATATAATAGTAGCATCAGCGGGAAATCATGGTTTAGCTATAGCTGAAGCCGCAAAGATTCTTGGATTAAATGCAACAATCTGTATTCCAACAACAGCAAGTCCTCTAAAGCGTAACAGATTAGCTGCTTACGGGTATTCAATCGTTCCAATAGGAACTCAGCTTGAGGAGTCAACGATTTATGCGAAAAATGTGGCAGAAAAAAATAATTGGGATTTTATTTCTCCATATAATGATTCTCAAATTATACAAGGGCAAGCCAGCGTTGCTTTAGAGTTTCTAGAACAGGTCCCCGATATAGATGTCCTTATTGTTCCAGTTGGAGGGGGAGGATTAATTAGTGGGGTAGGACTCATAGCAAAACAGATAAAACCGGGGATAAAAATAATCGGAGTTGAAGCAGAATCATATTCTTCAGTAGCGTCTTCGCTTAAAGCGGGTAAAATAAAAAAAGTAATTAATTATCCAACTTTTGCTGACGGATTGGCTGTGAATCTTGAAGACCGCAGTATCACTTTCGATATAATAAAACAAATTGCAGATGACATAATTTTAGTGAATGAAGAAGAGATAGCCGCCGCAGTGTTGGCATTGCTTTATCATGAGAGTCAATTAGTTGAACCGTCTGGAGCTGTAGGTTTGGCGGCTGTGATAAGTGGTAAAATCAGAACTGGAGCTAAGATTGGTATTATATTTAGTGGAGGGAATATAACGACTGGGAATCTCACTAAAATAATGAATTTCCCATTTCAAGATAAAAATTTATTTGATTTTATTAATATACATGGAGAAAAAATCTTACACAAAGTTCCACTAAAGGGTATTGATTTTTCTCTTCAAGGGTATAAACAAAGAGGATTTCTTTCAGAAAATCAAGAGCTGGATGCACGAGAAGATATTGAATATTTGACAACAAGATTTGATGAAATAAAGCAGATTGTCCACCGTATTCAAAATAGACTGAAAGAATATTTGGATTATTGTAATGTAGAGAAATTGAATGTTGATGAATCTGCGGTGTATACAATAACAAATCTCGAAAGAAATATTACTGAACTACTTGAACAAAACAAAGTGATAAATTTAAATTCAAATTTATCACCTGTTGAGTATGGTAGGCAGGTTACATCTAAATTACAAGCATATAGGTCACTTCTTCACATGGTGATGGTATCTTCGATGGTGCTTGATTGGAGGTCAGCTTCATATGGTCAGAGTTGGGATACTATGTTTTTCGCTTTGGATAGTCAGGGGAATCCGGGGGTTAATTATAATAGATACGAAAGCAATCAATTGATTTCTGTAGAAAGGCAACTAGCTGAAGTATTAGGGCTTAATCAAGAAGAAATTGGACTTTTAGTAACATCTTCCGGTATGGCGGCTTATAATATTATTGAAGCTTATCTTCAGCGACATGTTTTAAAGCCAGGTGACACTGTATTGATTCCCCAATATATATATTTTGAAACTGATGAACAGATATCGAAATTACCAAACATAAATATTAAACGAGCTAATACTCATGATATTAATGAAATATGCAACCTCATTAAAAAAAATAAACCCAAGGTCGTTTTTCTTGATCCATTGACAAATACTGTTGAATTGCGTTTGACAGATGTAGGGGCTGTGATTAAACATATCTCGAAAGAGAATCTTAAAAATGATATCTATTTTGTTGTTGATGGAACAATGATGTCAGGGGAAATAAATCCATTCCCCGCAAGTGGTGCAAATTCTCGCGTGAAAGTTTTATATTATGATAGTTGCAGTAAATACCTTCAGTTGGGACTTGATATTGCCATGGGTGGGCTTGTCGCCATCCCAGTTGAATTTACCGCATTATTTGATCGATTAAGGAGAAATACCGGGACAATTATGTATGATTCAGCTAGTAATATATTTCCAACATATTCACGCGAGATACATAGCAAAAGAATGAGAAGAATGAGTAGAAATGCGATTTTAATCAGTAATGCTATTAATCGAGATAATGAACTCTCTCGGGTGGTGCGAGTTCATTATCCTAATTTGAAATCACATCCTGATTATGCGCTGGCAGAGAGGTTTAATTCTGTCGGAGGTTTAGTGACTTTTACTTTTACCGACCCTTTTCTTAATCAGCGTGATTCACTAAATAGTTTCATAGAGACCGCGTTGTCTGTTGCGAAAAAATATGGTATTTCATTGACAAAAGGTGTAAGTTTTGGATTTTCTCTCCCTAGAATATCAGCGGCAACAGCTATGGCAGAAAATTCGCCGCCTTTCTTGAGATTGTCGGCTGGAGACAGATCTTACAATGAAACAACATTACTTGCCGACGCTCTTATCGAAGCCTTTAGAAATTATATTCATAGTTTTGATAGCCTTAATGATTGTAATAGTGAGACTTCTTCCTCTTAG
- a CDS encoding GNAT family N-acetyltransferase, which translates to MEKSNFFEKRIERMHNAIEMVPTKIEDIDLIASWESKEPNIISWTKEKHESIINNPQFLHLLISKKGDNIVPVGYSILEKDSPDELSLEFIRLVICDEYKNKGYGVLAFENIWELAFDKLKYSRVWHDVFIENEKAINLYEKLGYKKFKTSIDLTSGRELIFYEMSSDDYFSREKDNNS; encoded by the coding sequence ATGGAGAAATCAAATTTTTTTGAAAAACGTATTGAAAGAATGCATAATGCCATAGAAATGGTTCCCACCAAAATTGAAGATATTGATCTTATTGCATCTTGGGAATCAAAAGAACCAAATATAATATCTTGGACTAAAGAAAAACATGAATCTATAATAAATAATCCGCAATTCTTACACCTTCTAATTAGTAAGAAAGGTGATAATATTGTTCCTGTTGGGTACTCTATTTTGGAAAAGGATTCGCCGGATGAATTGTCTCTAGAGTTTATACGTCTCGTTATATGTGATGAATACAAGAATAAGGGTTATGGAGTCCTAGCTTTTGAAAATATTTGGGAATTAGCTTTTGATAAATTAAAATATTCTAGAGTTTGGCATGATGTATTTATTGAAAATGAAAAGGCTATTAATCTTTACGAGAAACTTGGTTATAAAAAATTTAAAACTAGCATTGATTTAACATCCGGTAGAGAGTTGATTTTTTACGAAATGTCTAGCGATGATTATTTTTCTAGAGAGAAAGATAATAATTCTTAA